The Methylomonas koyamae genome has a segment encoding these proteins:
- a CDS encoding exodeoxyribonuclease III, producing MLRIISANLNGIRSAANKGFYQWLSNQNADFVCLQELKAQAADLTAQMLNPDGLHGYFHYAEKKGYSGVGIYSKTPADAVIEGLGYADIDSEGRYLEIRVGNLSIVSLYLPSGSSGEERQAIKFSVMERFFPHLAELIGSGREVVVCGDWNIAHRPADLKNWRGNQKNSGFLPEERAWMTRVLDELGWVDTYRYLHPEATDDCYTWWSNRGQAWAKNVGWRIDYQIATPGIGGKATAAQIYKQQRFSDHAPLTIDYLP from the coding sequence ATGCTCCGCATTATTTCCGCCAACCTGAACGGCATCCGTTCCGCAGCTAATAAAGGTTTTTACCAATGGCTTAGCAACCAGAATGCCGATTTCGTTTGCCTGCAGGAACTGAAAGCTCAAGCCGCCGACCTAACTGCCCAGATGCTGAATCCGGACGGCCTGCACGGCTACTTCCATTACGCCGAGAAAAAAGGCTACAGCGGCGTCGGCATTTATAGCAAAACGCCGGCCGATGCCGTTATCGAAGGCCTGGGATACGCCGATATCGACAGCGAAGGCCGTTATTTGGAGATCCGGGTCGGCAACTTGTCTATCGTCTCGCTGTACCTGCCGTCCGGGTCCAGCGGCGAAGAACGCCAGGCGATCAAATTCAGCGTGATGGAGCGATTTTTCCCGCATTTGGCAGAGCTAATCGGCAGCGGCCGCGAGGTTGTGGTTTGCGGCGACTGGAATATTGCGCATCGGCCGGCCGATCTGAAAAACTGGCGCGGCAATCAAAAGAATTCCGGCTTTTTGCCGGAAGAACGGGCCTGGATGACGCGGGTGCTGGACGAATTGGGCTGGGTGGACACTTACCGTTATTTGCATCCCGAGGCCACCGACGACTGTTACACTTGGTGGAGCAACCGCGGCCAGGCTTGGGCCAAGAATGTGGGATGGCGCATCGATTACCAAATCGCCACACCGGGAATCGGCGGCAAAGCGACGGCCGCGCAAATCTACAAGCAACAGCGTTTCAGCGACCACGCGCCACTGACCATCGACTACCTGCCCTGA
- the glnA gene encoding glutamate--ammonia ligase translates to MSVDHVLKLIQENDVKFVDFRFCDTRGKEQHVTFPAHTIDEDTFEEGNMFDGSSIAGWKHINESDMILMPDPSTAKIDPFFDDKTLILRCDIIEPKDMQGYVRDPRSIAKRAEAYMQSTGIADTALFGPENEFFIFDDVRWSAGMGGCSYQIDSEEAGWNSEKVYENGNIGHRPGIKGGYFPVPPVDSFQDMRSAMCLVLEEMGQTVEVHHHEVATAGQCEIGSKFNTLVKKADEVLELKYVIANIAHAYGKTATFMPKPLVGDNGSGMHVHQSLAKGGVNLFTGNLYGGLSETALYYIGGIIKHAKALNAITNASTNSYKRLVPGFEAPVMLAYSARNRSASIRIPYVNNPKGRRIEVRFPDSTANPYLAFSAMLMAGLDGIQNKIHPGDAMDKDLYDLPPEEEKAIPQVAFSLDEALDALDKDREFLTRGGVFTDDVIDGYIELKKQDVTRLRMSTHPVELDMYYSL, encoded by the coding sequence ATGTCAGTAGATCACGTTCTTAAACTCATCCAAGAAAACGACGTCAAATTCGTCGATTTCCGCTTCTGCGATACCCGCGGCAAGGAACAACACGTCACCTTCCCTGCGCATACCATCGACGAAGACACCTTCGAAGAAGGCAACATGTTCGACGGTTCGTCGATCGCCGGTTGGAAACACATTAACGAATCCGACATGATTCTGATGCCGGACCCCAGCACCGCCAAAATCGATCCGTTTTTCGACGATAAAACCCTGATCTTGCGCTGCGACATCATCGAACCGAAAGACATGCAAGGCTATGTTCGCGACCCGCGCTCTATCGCCAAACGCGCCGAAGCTTACATGCAATCCACCGGTATCGCCGACACCGCGTTGTTCGGACCGGAAAACGAATTCTTCATTTTCGACGACGTGCGCTGGAGCGCCGGCATGGGCGGCTGCTCATACCAAATCGACTCCGAAGAAGCCGGCTGGAACTCGGAAAAAGTCTACGAAAACGGCAACATCGGCCACCGTCCAGGCATTAAAGGCGGTTACTTCCCCGTCCCGCCAGTCGATTCCTTCCAGGACATGCGCTCCGCGATGTGCTTGGTTCTGGAAGAAATGGGTCAAACCGTCGAAGTTCACCACCACGAAGTGGCGACCGCCGGCCAATGCGAAATCGGTTCTAAATTCAACACTTTGGTTAAAAAAGCCGACGAAGTATTGGAACTGAAATACGTCATCGCCAACATCGCCCATGCTTACGGTAAAACCGCGACTTTCATGCCTAAACCGCTGGTAGGCGACAACGGCAGCGGCATGCACGTCCACCAATCTCTGGCTAAAGGCGGCGTCAACCTGTTCACCGGCAATCTGTACGGCGGCCTGTCAGAAACCGCGCTGTACTACATCGGCGGCATCATCAAACACGCCAAAGCCCTGAACGCAATCACCAACGCCTCAACCAACAGCTACAAACGTCTGGTTCCCGGCTTCGAAGCGCCTGTGATGCTGGCATACTCAGCGCGTAACCGCTCTGCCTCCATCCGCATTCCTTACGTCAACAATCCGAAAGGCCGCCGTATCGAAGTGCGTTTCCCGGACTCAACCGCTAACCCATATCTGGCATTCTCCGCAATGCTGATGGCGGGCTTGGACGGCATCCAAAACAAAATCCATCCGGGCGATGCGATGGACAAAGATTTGTACGATCTGCCACCGGAAGAAGAAAAAGCCATCCCACAAGTCGCGTTCTCTCTGGACGAAGCGCTGGATGCACTGGACAAAGACCGCGAGTTCTTGACCCGCGGCGGTGTATTCACCGACGACGTGATCGACGGCTACATCGAGCTGAAAAAACAGGATGTTACCCGCCTGCGCATGAGCACTCACCCGGTTGAGTTGGACATGTACTACAGCCTGTAA
- the glnL gene encoding nitrogen regulation protein NR(II), whose amino-acid sequence MHKKILDHLNEAILLFDKDLRLIYINPAGEMLLADSAKHLLGHTAHKLFKTAHNSLFNELLPRLYMLEPLVDRELILERLNQSITVNLSATPLLEEGELSEILIELQQVDRHLRITKEEQLLAQQNTSRMLVRGLAHEIKNPLGGLRGAAQLLDLELQDPELKEYTQIIIAESDRLQDLMDKMLGPNKPANKSLLNIHEVLERVRHLVAAESTKGIVLQTNYDPSIPEIFADKNQLIQALLNIVRNAVQALQNDGRITIKTRVQRHMTIGRKRYRLTVKIDIIDNGPGIKPELMGQIFYPMITGRAEGTGLGLSIAQSLINQHNGLIECESEPGHTVFSIYLPLEKNHANS is encoded by the coding sequence GTGCACAAAAAAATACTCGACCACTTAAACGAAGCAATCCTGCTATTCGATAAGGATTTGCGGCTGATCTACATTAACCCGGCGGGCGAGATGCTGTTGGCGGACAGCGCCAAGCATTTGCTTGGCCATACCGCGCACAAATTATTCAAAACCGCACACAACAGTCTATTTAATGAATTACTGCCGCGCTTGTATATGCTGGAGCCTCTGGTCGATAGAGAACTGATCCTAGAGCGGCTCAACCAGTCGATTACCGTGAATCTGAGCGCAACGCCGTTGCTGGAAGAGGGTGAACTCAGCGAGATATTGATAGAGCTGCAACAGGTGGACCGGCATTTGCGTATTACCAAGGAAGAGCAATTGCTGGCCCAGCAAAACACCAGCCGGATGCTGGTGCGCGGTTTGGCCCATGAAATCAAGAATCCGCTCGGCGGCCTCCGCGGTGCGGCGCAATTGCTGGATTTGGAATTGCAAGACCCGGAACTGAAGGAATACACCCAAATCATCATCGCCGAGTCCGACCGTTTGCAGGATCTGATGGACAAAATGCTGGGCCCGAACAAGCCGGCCAATAAAAGCTTGCTGAATATTCACGAAGTGCTGGAACGCGTCCGCCATCTGGTGGCGGCGGAATCGACCAAAGGCATCGTACTGCAAACCAACTACGATCCGAGTATTCCGGAGATTTTCGCCGACAAAAACCAATTGATTCAGGCGTTGTTGAACATCGTCCGCAATGCGGTGCAGGCCTTGCAGAACGACGGCCGGATTACGATCAAAACACGGGTGCAACGGCATATGACGATAGGCCGCAAACGTTACCGGCTGACGGTAAAAATAGACATCATCGACAATGGCCCCGGCATCAAACCCGAGCTGATGGGACAAATTTTTTACCCGATGATCACCGGCCGCGCCGAAGGAACCGGGCTGGGCCTGTCGATCGCGCAATCCTTGATCAACCAGCATAACGGCCTGATCGAATGCGAAAGCGAACCCGGCCACACCGTGTTTTCCATCTACCTACCTTTGGAGAAAAATCATGCAAATTCCTGA